The following DNA comes from Palaemon carinicauda isolate YSFRI2023 chromosome 27, ASM3689809v2, whole genome shotgun sequence.
AGTGGAGCGTCTCATTAGGTCACGTATGACTGTTGTTGGGTTACCTTTGCCTGAAGCCAACCCTTGAGATGGGCAACATCTTTCTATTGAAAAAATAAACACATGAAAATATATGTAGCTAAAAAAAAAGTCATTCGTGATTTCAAGTATTGATTGGCAAGTGGAGCGTCTCATTAGGTCACGTATGACTGTTGTTGTCTTACCATTGCCTGAAGCCAACCCTTGAGATGGGCAACATCTTTctattgaaaaaataaacatatgaaaatatatgttgCTAAAAAAAAGAGACATTCGTGATTTCAAGTATTGATTGGCAAGTGGAGCGTCTCATTAGGTCACGTAAAATAGCACCTGACCCCCATGCAACCCTGTCATAAAGTATGCAAAAATTCTTGCGAGCTCATTGAGTGTTATTATGCCTCTTGGGTATGAGTTTTATAACCCCATCTTTCTCCCTTTGAGATTTCTTTTCGATAAGATACGGCGAAATTGAAAAGTAAAAGACATGGTGGTAATCACGAACCTTGTCTGAGAGGGACCATAAACCCGAAATCATTCCTCATTTTAACCTAgtattccggttttttttttttttttttttattattctttctgtTTTATCGATTGCCACGCTCCCCCTTTGCATTGCCTCTGAATCCTATAAATGCTTATGTGATTAAATCTTctggttgtataataataataaatctattttgtCTCATGCATTATTTTATAGTCACCGTTCTTTAGGCAATAAAACTTTAGTTTATGTGATAATATTAAATCTATTTTGTCTCGTGCATTATTTTATAGTCACCGTTCTTTAAGCAATAAAACTTCAGTTTATGTAATAATATTAAATCTATTTTGTCTCATGCATTATTTTATAGTCACCGTTCTTTAAGCAATAAAACTTCAGTTTATGTAATAATATTAAATCTATTTTGTCTCATGCATTATTTTATAGTCACCGTTCTTTAAGCAATAAAACTTCAGTTTATGTAATAATATTAAATCTATTTTGTCTCGTGCATTATTTTATAGTCACCGTTCTTTAGGCAATAAAAATTTAGTTTATGTGATAATATTAAATCTATTTTGTCTCGTGCATTATTTTATAGTCACCGTTCTTTAAGCAATAAAACTTCAGTTTATGTAATAATATTAAATCTATTTTGTCTCATGCATTATTTTATAGTCACCGTTCTTTAAGCAATAAAACTTCAGTTTATGTAATAATATTAAATCTATTTTGTCTCGTGCATTATTTTATAGTCACCGTTCTTTAGGCAATAAAACTTTAGTTTATGTAATAATATTAAATCTATTTTGTTTCATGCATTATTTTATAGTCACCGTTCTTTAAGCAATAAAACTTCAGTTTATGTAATAATATTAAATCTATTTTGTCTCATGCATTATTTTATAGTCACCGTTCTTTAAGCTATAAAACTTCAATGTATGTAATAATATTAAATCTATTTTGTCTCATGCATTATTTTATAGTCACCGTGCTTTAAGCAGTAAAAACGAAGTGGCGAATCCATTAGTTTTTCCTTGCTGTCATTGAGAACATTATTAAATAGTAAGACCGAGCAATTACCACGTTGTTGCCTCCTTCATCAAGTGTGTTCAACCTTAGCATATGAAAATTGCAAGAACGTAAGTCTCCGACTCGACGCTCCATTTATCAGCTTTATTTGAGGCCGAAATTGATGAATATCTCAGAGGCCTTCGGAGTGAAGGGCCATCTGTCAATCTCTGCAACAAAGTAATGACCGAAATGTTGTAAATAACGAGTATTTACAATTCAAAATGTCCCCTGATTTCCGATGGcacttggaggagagggatggatggTGGAGGTGAggataggaaagggagagggggggggggggggttagaaaggAGAAAGAGGAAAAAGTAGAGAAGGAGAAAcacttattttaatttttgtatgtttgtttgtttctcaTTTGGTATGACATGGATGCTTTAAgggcttttatttttattgtacagGGATGCTTTTCCCAATACTCtgtactactacttcttcttcttcttcttcttcttcttcttcttcttcttcttcttcttcttcttcttcttcttcttcttcttcttcttcttcttcttcttcttcttcttcttcttcttcttcttcttcttcttcttcttcttcttcttcttcttcttcttcttcttcttcttcttcttcttcttcttcttcttcttcttcttcttcttcttcttcttcttcttcttcttctttttttttttttttatttgtgtgtgtgtgtgtgtgttatgggaaGCTTTTTACAATTCTCAATTCTATCTTATCTTAGAGGGATCCTTTTACCAACTTTTCGTTAAAGATTTATTTCTCTTTAGCAAGGAAGCCCTTCCTAATTGCCTTTGAGGAtgtattatttgtttttatgtattatAAAAATGTCTTTAGAgattattttcaagtttatttgGCTTTCCTTTTGTCATAGAGATCCCTTTAAAAGTTCTTTTCAAGTATTTCTAAGGTTTCCTTTCTGAGTAAAGGAAGCTTCTTTAATATGATTTTTTGACGGCGTGGTTATTAGTAAGTactttgcagttattattattattattattgttgttgttattattaacttggctatttttattattattattgttgttgttgttgttatgattattattattattattattattattattattattattagtattattattgttgttgttgttattattaacttggctatttttattattattattattgttgttgttattattattattattattattattattattattattattattagtattattattgttgttgttgtattgttgttgttgttattaacttggctatttttattattattattattgttgttgttgctgttattattattattattattattattattattattattattattattattattattattattgttattgttttctatGCTGAGTTTTATGTGGCTGTATTATTAAGCTTTATTGAAGAAGTGAGGAAATCAGCAAAAAGCGttgataaaaaatattcaaattacatCAGTCCTGTTAAGTTATGTTATAAATGAATGTTGTTAATGCATCATAATTATGATGTGCTAGATAATTAACTTGAATTGCATCGCAATGCTAACgaaagaagttatttttttttgtcgAAAGGAGATGAGATTGACTTAATAAAAGTTTCGAACATTGAAAATTAAAGTTAAGgaattaaaactttatatatatatatatatatatatatatatatatatatatatatatatatatatatatatatatatatatatatatatatatatatatatatatatattataaggcaaTTAAAACAAACACCTTTCGTAAATGGTTCGCATTTATAATGAATAATTCGCGAGATATAGGAACCGACAAGTAAAATAGCTTATGACAATATACCTCCTTGATATTTAACTTCATTTCTTGAGTCTTAACTGAAGTCAAGTTTGTGTTACTATGGGGTCACTACATCTGCTCGTTTCCCCTTTTTATTTTTCCCCAAAGGTTTTCATGCAATTTACTTCTGGATTGATTATCGTTGCTGATGTAGTAGTTATTTTTgagtcttttattatttttttcatgcaaTTATTTTTATGATGAGAATTCGATTACGTTGACTTTTTAACAAATTAAGACTTGCAATCTGACATTGGCAATGCACAGGATTAAGACCTGCAATTTGTCGTAGGCCATGAACTGGATTAAGACCTGCAATTTGTCGTAAGCCATGAACTGGATTAGGACCTGCAATGTGCCCTAAGCGATGAAACGGATTAAGACCTGCAAACTGTCATAAGCAATGAACCGGATTAAGACCTGCAATCCGTCATAAGCGATGAACTAGATAAAGACTTGCAATCTGTCATAAGCGATGAACCGGATTAAGACCTGCAATCTGTCTTAAGTTATGAACCGGATTAAGAACTGCAATCTGTCATAAGCGATGAACCGGATTAAGACCTGCAATCTGTCATAAGCGATGAACCGGATTAAGACCTGCAATCTGTCTTAAGTTATGAACCGGATTAAGACCTGCAATCCGTCATAAGCGATGAACTAGATAAAGACTTGCAATCTGTCATAAGCGATGAACCGGATTAAGACCTGCAATCCGTCATAAGCGATGAACTAGATAAAGACTTGCAATCTGTCATAAGCAATGAACCGGATTAAGACCTGCAATCCGTCATAAGCGATGAACTAGATAAAGACTTGCAATCTGTCATAAGCGATGAACCGGATTAAGACCTGCAATCTGTCTTAAGTTATGAACTGGATTAAGACCTGCAATCTGTCATAAGCGATGAACCGGATTAAGACCTGCAATCTGTCATAAGCGATGAACCGGATTAAGACCTGCAATCTGTCTTAAGTTATGAACCGGATTAAGACCTGCAATCCGTCATAAGCGATGAACTAGATAAAGACTTGCAATCTGTCATAAGCGATGAACCGGATTAAGACCTGCAATCTGTCTTAAGTTATGAACCGGATTAAGACCTGCAATCTGTCATAAGCGATGAACCGGATTAAGACCTGCAATCTGTCTTAAGTTATGAACCGGATTAAGACCTGCAATCTGTCATAAGCGATGAACCGGATTAAGACCTGCAATCTGTCATAAGCGATGAACCGGATTAAGACCTGCAATCTGTCTTAAGTTATGAACCGGATTAAGACCTGCAATCTGTCATAAGCGATGAACCGGATTAAGACCTGCAATCTGTCATAAGCGATGAACCGGATTAAGACCTGCAATCTGTCTTAAGTTATGAACCGGATTAAGACCTGCAATCCGTCATAAGCGATGAACTAGATAAAGACTTGCAATCTGTCATAAGCGATGAACCGGATTAAGACCTGCAATCTGTCTTAAGTTATGAACCGGATTAAGACCTGCAATCTGTCATAAGCGATGAACCGGATTAAGACCTGCAATCTGTCTTAAGTTATGAACCGGATTAAGACCTGCAATCTGTCATAAGCGATGAACCGGATTAAGACCTGCAATCTGTCATAAGCGACGAACCGGATTAAGACCTGCAGTCTGTCATAAGCGATGAACTAGACAAAGACCTGCAATCTGTCATAAGCCATGAACTGGATTAAGACCTGCAATCTGTCATAAGCGATGAACTAGATAAAGACCTGCAATTTGTCATAAGCCATGAACCGGATTAAGACCTGCAAACTGTCATAAGCAATGAACTGGATTAAGACCTGCAATTTGTCGTAAGCCATGAACTGGATTAAGACCTGCAATCTGTCATAAGCGATGAACCGGATTAAGACCTGCAATCTGTCATAAGCGACGAACCGGATTAAGACCTGCAATCTGTCATAAGCGATGAACTAGACAAAGACCTGCAATCTGTCATAAGCCATGAACTGGATTAAGACCTGCAATCTGTCATAAGCGATGAACTAGATAAAGACCTGCAATCTGTCATAAGCGATGAACTAGATAAAGACCTGCAATTTGTCATAAGCCATGAACCGGATTAAGACCTGCAAACTGTCATAAGCAATGAACTGGATTAAGACCTGCAATTTGTCGTAAGCCATGAACTGGATTAAGACCTGCAATCTGTCATAAGCGATGAAATAGATAAAGACCTGCAATCTGTCATAAGCGATGAACTAGATAAAGACCTGCAATCTGTCGTAAGCCATGAACCGGATTAAGACCTGCAAACTGTCATAAGCAATGAACCTGATTAAGACCTGCAATGTGTCATAAGCGATGAACCGGATTAAGACCTGCAgtgtgttgtggcgggatgttgcaaggacaacccccacaccctgaatcacacttactgacaatggtctccacaaaacaaactttccccttacgtaatctacaaccagactcttggacaaaaggacaaaacaaaacaaaacataaccttaaaactataattcttaaaccttaaaataaatcataaaccatccacattcaaaataaatactttaaaccaatcaaaacttaacactttaaactaatcaaaacttaacactataagataaataaaactaaatatataattaacaaaaaaacctttccgcaatccaataaatcctaacgaaacttaaaactaaccgcaacccaaacatgaaaacacaaaacacatatatattacgagttcaacaccaaaatttgtatgctcatatatattatttgcaacacagtcgttcacaaactgccgaactgtctttcacggcacaaccctcaatctgtgattaacaggttaaactgtatggcaagttgccaccactgcctccctaatcggggtcgtaatcatcatcgtcatcatccttatcatcattatcatcatcaatagcaagtaaacgggccggtcatcaacaatcgtcaatccaaagagcagtcttaataccaaaaatcaatcacaggccaggtcatcaactatatctcagcattcgaaaaaatttaggtctctccaaaggaggaatcgcagcctgccaaactaaaaaagaaaaacacttacgaacacttctagctaactgaactatcgcactataatcaaagataaataataaattgttcctatcattcacaatcacgacaagcaaagataaacaaaactgtacttactttgaaaatcaaaaaccacttccacgctggtcagaaaaatataaatgtaatccagctctcacacaactgccttatgctgcagtcaaataaaaaaagcattcgctccgaaacattcaccactgtcgtaaccttactaaaaatgtaaacaaacaatctcatttataccaacagtcttcctcaccacaaacgatcgttacactaactactttcgctcgctaacacaatatctctctctctctctctctctctctctctctctctctctctctctctctctctctctctctctctctctctctctctctctcacacacaggatttggcaaaacaaaaataaaaataaagcaaaaataaatcctccacattcctccccccttactttgccaaatccttctcacacaacacttacattatttttttcataacccagtcgcagtcgggaacgggacctctactccgagtaactgggcctccatatactctctcattcccttcttccttatcacaatcattagctacattaacactattcctatctaaatccctatcatctaatatatcatgtacaatcatatctacctcgttctcatctggccctataattacactcatttctgtaaacagttcatccatttcatcaaaaacattctcaactttagtaaaagattcattcatactactaatcattctcttatctctcactctcgcattcgtcatcctttcttttacatcacctaaggaaaagccacacacactataggtatcattcatactcagccatgattcatctgtattaacacatttatcttccatacacacttgcacatttacacccttgtcatacttatttctattctcacttttacttataaaattttcccttttttcatccttacttaaaactttcaaacgcctctttttcctatattcaactaacactaattgtttattttccagccctaacttttcatgcatactagattcatacttgctcatttccaaccaattactcatcccattctcacaaacattaatcctattccttccacacacacaggaggactcacccagctgaaccctcttacactctagtttcccgaacatcctggctgacttactcccttcttcctacatactctagctacatgcccatctgcaccacattcagtacacttaccccgcggctccttgcacattctagcataatgaccatccttaccacaattaccacaaatcacattcatacgattactcctacatccacttgctacgtgcccagtcataccacaccgataacattttacccctttctctttcgtgcactcgctaattctatgccctacctcaccacatccaaaacaagcaccaagagcccatctacattcattcttcttatgtcctactttcccacatctataacacttctcttcacggatacaactacctgacctatcttgcggcgcactagcactcctatccctccaaacctgattcccttgcctaaacccttcatttgtccttacaggtattcccacattactcgccctaacactcctatctactacactatcagctaccctcatcggtcctctcataacagcatctctaaaactaacaaattctggcacactttcctccattccagttcttacactcacagatttactttctttcatacacctatccaactcgtaatcctcaactatctctaaaatatcatcccatgtcaatctttctttcgtccacctcattttctccttccgtttcaaattaacaaactcagcaacattctcgggtacagtagccaaaaacttcctcattaactccttattctcatttataccttcatccccatacttcttcctagctaaagtttccaacctacatacgtacatcgatatcgcttctcctgcattcatccgtgcttcatcaaaatcattcttacgcttatacttaacactccctttcatacgttttacctgctcaattattctcgttttcacactttcataatcaacgtcccctacactcattatcactccatacatcgtcaacaaatacccagtcaaatattctcctaactccctagcccaaactcttttactatcaccatacttatcctgacaatacctctcatactccttgaaaaaatcatttacatccctactgctatgctcattgaacctttcacaccgaggtacctctctcataaacacagtcttacacacatcacgttcattctcactgctaacatcactgtctactcccttgttaccttcttcctcattcgaatataatgaatccacttccacacttaaattcctatccttaaccattcctttcttaccctttttcttacttaccactttcacccattcacgatcgtccttgctatcagcctgatactttttcttccctttcttcacatcacttttacctttcctttcatctttcctctcacctttctgttcatccttactatgcctaattcccttatcttcaatatcaccatcactattactactatcactatcacttcctttcccattatcacctaccttaaccttctctttcactaccaacccattacccgaagctgaggacactcctccgactgcaccttcacccattatagttttcatcatccccatgacttgccccatcatatcttccattcgtttctccattcgttcttcattctctcgcatcctcatctcaacacattcttccactctctctactgtcccctttaactccctaagctccttctgcatcgccgcattctcccagttcaacctctcattctctattagcaacctctcctcacgctccttactcagccgcaattcctccttcagtaacttgttctgctcttccatttttcatcaaccttaatcctaaattcttaacctaattccgtccttcgtccaacagtccagcttctatcccacctcagcagtccctgttcgggcgccaaaataatgtggcgggatgttgcaaggacaacccccaca
Coding sequences within:
- the LOC137620590 gene encoding uncharacterized protein gives rise to the protein MEEQNKLLKEELRLSKEREERLLIENERLNWENAAMQKELRELKGTVERVEECVEMRMRENEERMEKRMEDMMGQVMGMMKTIMGEGAVGGVSSASGNGLVVKEKVKVGDNGKGSDSDSSNSDGDIEDKGIRHSKDEQKGERKDERKGKSDVKKGKKKYQADSKDDREWVKVVSKKKGKKGMVKDRNLSVEVDSLYSNEEEGNKGVDSDVSSENERDVCKTVFMREVPRCERFNEHSSRDVNDFFKEYERYCQDKYGDSKRVWARELGEYLTGYLLTMYGVIMSVGDVDYESVKTRIIEQVKRMKGSVKYKRKNDFDEARMNAGEAISMYVCRLETLARKKYGDEGINENKELMRKFLATVPENVAEFVNLKRKEKMRWTKERLTWDDILEIVEDYELDRCMKESKSVSVRTGMEESVPEFVSFRDAVMRGPMRVADSVVDRSVRASNVGIPVRTNEGFRQGNQVWRDRSASAPQDRSGSCIREEKCYRCGKVGHKKNECRWALGACFGCGEVGHRISECTKEKGVKCYRCGMTGHVASGCRSNRMNVICGNCGKDGHYARMCKEPRGKCTECGADGHVARVCRKKGVSQPGCSGN